From Drosophila santomea strain STO CAGO 1482 chromosome 2R, Prin_Dsan_1.1, whole genome shotgun sequence:
TGAGCGTCCTGCCGGAGCTGCTGGAGGAGTCCACCAAACTGAAACAGTCACTAAAGGAAATCTTTGCGCTGCTCACCGGCGTAGCCCTTATGATTGTTATCGCCAAGTTCGAGTAACATCAAAAATGTGTTgagtaaatacaaaaaaggaTATATGTAATTGCGTGAACTGAAAGTATGCCgcaaacaattttaaagaTTGCTTTTCATTTCCTACTCAAAGCGATGagcaattatttaaaaaactatATTCCAACATTCAGTAACCGCAATTTTTTCCCAATATAGCCATGGCGACGTTATTTAAGAGTTTTAAAGCCTTCCAAGTTTGTGCTTCacttcgaaattaaatttttataaatagtCAAAAATACACTGTAAAAAGAAACCTCACTGGCGTTTCTCTCCATTCAGGGTGGTCTTTATCTCGTTGAGGCAATACTCGGCCTGCTCTATGGCATCGGGATTCTGGTGCTGCTTGCCCAGTTTCCACGCCAGTCTGCAAGCGTTCTCCGCCTGCGACATCAGACCCTCGCGAAGATACACCAAACCAAGATTTGCCTGCAGAATACCTTCCTGCGTGGCATCCTTTAGCTCTTTAGTCAGTTCCATGGCCTGCAAAAGGGTCTCCCTTGCCTCGGTGTACTTTTCTAGCTGTAATTACAATTAGTGTATTTCAAGAACTTTGGATGACTAGGTTAACCTACGTTTACGTACGCCACGCTGATGTTATTCAGGATGGTTACCGAGGCGTCGTTGACGGCGCCATAAACATTTATGAGCGTGTCGAAGGCCTCCTTAAAGAGGTTTTTAGCCTCCAGGTACTTTCCCTGCTTCATCAGCAGCTGGCCGAACCTAAAAATATTAACACAAGGAAAACCATTGACTGGAACTGTAAGTGTGAGCTTAGCTAGCGGCAAAGGAAACACCTTCAATACCAATTCTTTGTCAAGCCATACAGCTCCAGTATGTCCTTGTCGTCGGGCATTTTCTCCAGTAGTTTAGCCAACTGTTGCAAGGTCCAAGTGAACCCTTGAAAGCTCTTTTCCAGATCACCTTGCAGCTGAGACATGTGTGCTATCTTGGAGCTGATGTGAAGTAtctaaaaatgaaaaagatcTTAACTGGCAAGAGTGTCTAAGTGGGTCACCCACCTTGGGACTCTCTTCGGTGTGTCCGTCGGCAAATAGGCGTTTCATAACGTCCGTGAATATCTTCTCCGCCTTCTTAAACTGCTCCCGTTCCATGGCCAAATTGGCCATCAGATCAAACACATATGTGATGCCGTCCTTGCTCTGAATATCCTGGGCCATTCGCAGAGCCAGGTGGAGCATTTGCTCGGCCTTGTCGTATTGTTCCCTCTGAATGCAGAGGATTGATCGCTTGATGGTCTTGATCAGTTTGTTTTCCGGAGTTTCCTCCTTTTCGTTCCCGCCTCCAAAGAGATTTAGAGTGAAGGCAGCGGAAAAAGCCCAAAACATTCCACCGGAAGAACCTGAAACGGGTGGAGGTGCCCAGGGCACCTGGTAGTCCGCAGCATTGGCGCACAGCGGTCGAGATCCGAATTCTGACCGTTGGTGATAACGACTTCTCTTCAGTGGCGCAAAATGACAGTAATCCCTACTATTCCCGGCAAGGCGGAACCTGCTCATAACTTGGGTAAActtgcaaatatttttcactAACATGTTTAgggcttaattaattttttaactaAAACCTATAAACTTGCAGGTATGgtattaaaaattatgaaatagTAGATTTGCAGTGTTGCAAAGCGTGTTAAAGTC
This genomic window contains:
- the LOC120446556 gene encoding tetratricopeptide repeat protein 19 homolog, mitochondrial isoform X2, with product MLVKNICKFTQVMSRFRLAGNSRDYCHFAPLKRSRYHQRSEFGSRPLCANAADYQVPWAPPPVSGSSGGMFWAFSAAFTLNLFGGGNEKEETPENKLIKTIKRSILCIQREQYDKAEQMLHLALRMAQDIQSKDGITYVFDLMANLAMEREQFKKAEKIFTDVMKRLFADGHTEESPKILHISSKIAHMSQLQGDLEKSFQGFTWTLQQLAKLLEKMPDDKDILELYGLTKNWY
- the LOC120446556 gene encoding tetratricopeptide repeat protein 19 homolog, mitochondrial isoform X1; its protein translation is MLVKNICKFTQVMSRFRLAGNSRDYCHFAPLKRSRYHQRSEFGSRPLCANAADYQVPWAPPPVSGSSGGMFWAFSAAFTLNLFGGGNEKEETPENKLIKTIKRSILCIQREQYDKAEQMLHLALRMAQDIQSKDGITYVFDLMANLAMEREQFKKAEKIFTDVMKRLFADGHTEESPKILHISSKIAHMSQLQGDLEKSFQGFTWTLQQLAKLLEKMPDDKDILELYGLTKNWFGQLLMKQGKYLEAKNLFKEAFDTLINVYGAVNDASVTILNNISVAYVNLEKYTEARETLLQAMELTKELKDATQEGILQANLGLVYLREGLMSQAENACRLAWKLGKQHQNPDAIEQAEYCLNEIKTTLNGEKRQ